One window of the Anopheles cruzii chromosome 2, idAnoCruzAS_RS32_06, whole genome shotgun sequence genome contains the following:
- the LOC128268648 gene encoding kinase D-interacting substrate of 220 kDa isoform X3 has product MFKSKHRSPGHEHHHQALNRCDSMGSLGHRTLLQYLETDDLAGMKTFLGTRQLQVDDRDENNTTVLMLACGRGASHFAKELLARGADVQAQDLDNWSALHFAAKAGHVDIVELLLENGAELEQRDMGGWTALMWGSYKGHTSVVALLLQRGADVQAHGNYHLNPLLWASGRGHTEIVRLLVNTGGAKVNVGDKYGTTPLVWACRKGKAEIVDILLKAGANVDTAGMYSWTPLLVSVSGGFQECVTLLLERKPNANALDKDGMTALSIACREGQTEIASALIGAGAYLNVQDRAGDTPLINAVKGGHRSVVEILMKRHVDVEIQGKDKKTALYTAVEKGHTAIVKLILQSNPDLELSTKDGDTPLLRAVRNRNLEIVQMLLERKAKVGATDKRGDTCLHVAMRARSKAIVEALLSNPKYGQLLYRSNKEGETPYAIDATHQKTILGQVFGNRRLNANEDSEGMLGYGLYSSALADVLSEPTLTTPITVGLYAKWGSGKSFLLAKLREEMKTFAHAWSEPSINASWLFFLICLHLAIVIGTVVGLATWSYIWGLSTAVTLLLLIYFLDILFKFLDRRYDLEWLYAVNHGMSRKLGRLRLILQVAFCHPPGPQNDQQPMPVRFHFAEASGAAPNGDAAIALMLASLFDAIESHYGSLATGLYRAFRPRPLKANGGWKWRKMCCMPVVIMFELGILGILATASLSIIYSEHELEGREEIAVTIYVLLGFLLAGAIANLHAWSKLIGALFMSQGKHLKRAFSSNEAAPLTALGAEVSLMADMVRCLDAFTSQQSRLVGVVDALDSCDTERTLTILNAIQTILSGPQRPFVLLLAVDPHVIAKAAEANSRRLFTEGGIGGHDFLRNLVHLPVYLQNSGLRKVQRAQNTALNAYRRAMPDMGREDDQPTGSHLGHSASARRLSNASEIMSSQEKLRAMPSSSRGGSKKLRVSDSIASSIGSNLHKLGQNPPMDLSKIILTDDYFSDVNPRSMRRLMNVIYITVRLLKAFQIEFSWYRLSSWINLTEQWPLRASMIVLEHDQAGDSIDDTVSLQTVYDKVRPKLTCLREAVALLDLDRDERKLDAFLQLHKSDLLVSDLRIFLPFTINLDPYLRKVLKEDQQAMEDEGIIIPMKSVLPPTKPTGFAHVPRHHQGSILHPTPHHASNLAHWPNFYNPQPTAMALMNYYNQNLANLLNPSPGALLNETLPGRIIVERNEHDQHSMAGAGVSGAPGKPKGGSLHQKPLNTMAPPPIDIDLSNVQLSSLTVEQLIDLLGQVSDLKPAMERTGPILRENSISGRVLMYCNLDELKSVLQLSFGHWEMFKLLITALRESNTASQPPQRKLSKTTSFAKGTGDSLEMQEPHAQPAAPFGSASSSFQPIRQKSQNLLEKQPAKVHDYEYLQVTLEEQMICGALQTLNEDAFEDVVSSERPSPTGEMFSQFSLAPIRESSEIGSPPRFTYNLTNPNLAALATSNGTLNGDDGGVAGYGNEGDCELHFPLPRSVGHSRSHSLHDGDGGALTSVVIVPPPSILGHSSPTVTTTGSINDTKL; this is encoded by the exons GCACTGAACCGGTGTGATTCGATGGGATCCTTAGGACACCGTACACTGTTACAGTACCTGGAAACAGATGATCTGGCTGGAATGAAAACATTCCTGGGGACCCGCCAACTGCAGGTCGACGATCGGGATGAG AACAACACGacggtgctgatgctggcgTGCGGCCGTGGAGCCTCCCACTTCGCAAAGGAACTGCTAGCCCGCGGTGCGGATGTACAGGCGCAGGATCTGGACAACTGGTCCGCACTACACTTTGCGGCGAAGGCCGGTCACGTCGATATTGTGGAGCTGCTGCTTGAGAATGGGGCCGAGCTGGAGCAACGCGATATGGGCGGCTGGACCGCTCTGATGTGGGGCTCGTACAAGGGCCATACCAGCGTGGTGGCACTTTTACTGCAGCGCGGGGCCGATGTGCAGGCACACGGCAACTATCACCTGAACCCCCTGCTCTGGGCATCCGGTCGCGGTCACACCGAGATCGTGCGGCTGCTCGTGAACACCGGGGGAGCTAAGGTGAACGTAGGTGACAAG TATGGAACAACGCCCTTGGTGTGGGCCTGCCGGAAAGGAAAGGCGGAGATCGTGGACATACTACTGAAAGCGGGCGCGAACGTCGATACGGCGGGAATGTACTCCTGGACACCGCTGCTGGTCTCGGTCAGTGGAGGTTTTCAGGAGTGTGTCACCCTGCTGCTGGAACGCaaaccgaacgcgaacgccCTGGATAAGGACGGTATGACCGCGCTGTCGATCGCGTGTCGCGAAGGCCAGACGGAGATAGCGTCGGCATTGATCGGTGCCGGAGCGTACCTGAACGTGCAGGATCGGGCCGGTGACACACCGCTGATCAACGCCGTCAAGGGGGGCCACCGGAGCGTGGTGGAGATACTGATGAAGCGTCACGTGGACGTGGAAATACAGGGAAAAGACAAAAAGACTGCACTGTACACGGCCGTCGAGAAGGGGCACACGGCGATCGTGAAGCTGATACTCCAGTCGAACCCGGACCTGGAGCTTTCTACCAAAGATGGCGATACGCCGCTGCTGCGGGCGGTCCGCAACCGTAACCTCGAGATCGTGCAGATGCTGCTGGAGCGGAAGGCGAAAGTGGGAGCAACCGACAAGCGGGGCGATACCTGCCTACACGTGGCGATGCGCGCCCGCTCGAAGGCGATCGTCGAGGCGCTGCTCAGCAACCCGAAGTACGGTCAGCTGCTGTACCGGTCGAACAAGGAGGGCGAAACGCCGTACGCGATCGATGCAACCCACCAGAAGACCATCCTCGGGCAGGTGTTTGGCAATCGGCGACTCAACGCTAACGAGGACTCGGAGGGGATGCTCGGGTACGGGCTGTACTCGTCGGCGCTGGCCGATGTGCTGAGCGAACCGACGCTAACCACCCCGATCACGGTCGGGCTGTACGCGAAGTGGGGCAGCGGGAAGAGCTTTCTGCTGGCGAAGCTGCGCGAGGAGATGAAAACGTTCGCTCACGCGTGGTCCGAGCCGTCGATCAACGCGTCCTGGCTGTTTTTTCTCATCTGCCTCCATCTGGCCATTGTGATCGGGACCGTGGTGGGGCTCGCTACGTGGAGCTACATTTGGGGCCTGTCGACGGCCGtcacactgctgctgctcatctACTTCCTCGACATTCTGTTCAAGTTCCTCGATCGCCGCTACGACCTCGAGTGGCTGTACGCGGTGAACCACGGCATGTCGCGGAAGCTGGGCCGCTTGCGGTTGATTCTGCAGGTGGCGTTCTGCCATCCGCCGGGCCCGCAGAACGATCAGCAACCGATGCCGGTGCGGTTTCATTTTGCCGAAGCGAGCGGTGCGGCACCCAACGGCGACGCCGCCATTGCCTTGATGTTGGCGTCCTTGTTCGATGCCATCGAATCCCACTATGGCTCGTTGGCCACAGGGTTATATCGTGCCTTTCGACCGCGTCCTT TAAAAGCAAACGGTGGCTGGAAGTGGCGTAAGATGTGCTGCATGCCCGTGGTGATCATGTTCGAGCTCGGCATACTGGGTATCCTGGCGACGGCGTCGCTCTCCATCATCTACTCCGAACACGAGCTCGAGGGCCGTGAGGAGATAGCGGTAACAATCTACGTGTTGCTCGGTTTTCTTTTGGCTGGAGCCATCGCCAATTTGCACGCCTGGTCGAAGCTGATCGGTGCTCTTTTTATGTCGCAAGGAAAGCACCTGAAACGGGCATTCTCGAGCAACGAGGCCGCTCCTCTGACGGCCCTCGGGGCGGAAGTGAGCCTGATGGCCGATATGGTACGGTGCCTCGACGCGTTCACCAGTCAGCAGAGCCGCCTGGTCGGGGTAGTCGATGCGTTGGATTCGTGCGACACCGAGCGCACGCTCACGATCCTGAATGCCATCCAAACGATACTCTCCGGACCGCAACGTCCCTTCGTATTGCTGCTGGCGGTTGATCCGCACGTCATCGCGAAGGCGGCCGAAGCGAACAGCCGACGCCTGTTCACCGAAGGCGGTATCGGTGGTCACGATTTTCTGCGCAATCTCGTCCATCTTCCGGTTTACCTGCAAAACTCGGGCCTGCGCAAGGTACAGCGGGCACAAAATACGGCCCTCAACGCGTACCGTAGGGCAATGCCGGACATGGGCCGGGAAGACGATCAGCCCACCGGCAGCCATTTGGGCCACTCAGCTTCAGCGCGCCGACTGTCGAACGCGTCGGAGATTATGTCTTCGCAGGAAAAACTACGCGCCATGCCAAGCTCTTCACGGGGTGGCAGCAAGAAGCTACGCGTTTCGGATTCCATCGCCagttcgatcggttcgaatCTGCACAAGCTCGGCCAAAACCCACCGATGGACCTGTCGAAGATCATTCTCACCGACGATTACTTCAGCGACGTGAATCCGCGCAGCATGCGAAGGCTGATGAATGTGATCTACATCACGG TACGCTTGTTGAAAGCCTTTCAGATTGAATTTAGCTGGTATCGATTAAGTTCGTGGATCAACCTCACGGAACAGTGGCCACTGCGTGCTAGTATGATCGTGCTCGAGCATGATCAAGCTGGCGACAGCATCGATGACACAGTTTCACTTCAAACAGTGTATGATAA AGTCCGTCCTAAGCTGACGTGCCTGCGAGAAGCCGTGGCATTGCTGGATCTCGATCGAGACGAGCGCAAGTTGGACGCCTTTTTGCAGCTACACAAATCGGATCTGCTGGTATCGGATCTGCGCATATTTTTGCCCTTCACGATTAACCTCGATCCGTACCTGCGCAAGGTGCTCAAAGAGGATCAACAAGCGATGGAAGACGAGGGAATCATCATACCGATGAAAAGTGTGCTGCCACCGACGAAGCCGACCGGATTTGCGCACGTCCCACGGCACCACCAGGGAAGCATCCTGCATCCAACACCGCACCACGCAAGCAATCTGGCGCATTGGCCAAACTTTTACAACCCACAACCGACGGCAATGGCACTGATGAACTACTACAACCAAAATCTGGCCAACCTGCTTAATCCGAGTCCCGGGGCACTGCTGAATGAAACACTGCCGGGTAGAATCATTGTGGAACGCAACGAGCATGATCAGCATTCCATGGCTGGCGCAGGggtttccggtgcaccggggAAACCGAAGGGAGGCTCGCTACATCAGAAGCCATTGAATACGATGGctccgccaccgatcgacatCGACCTGTCGAACGTGCAGCTCTCCAGCCTGACGGTCGAACAACTGATCGACCTACTGGGGCAAGTGAGCGATCTCAAGCCCGCAATGGAGCGTACCGGTCCTATTTTGCGCGAAAACTCCATCTCCGGTCGTGTGCTGATGTACTGTAATCTGGATGAGCTGAAATCGGTCCTTCAGCTGAGCTTTGGGCACTGGGAAATGTTTAAGCTGCTCATAACGGCACTGCGGGAATCGAACACCGCCAGCCAACCGCCGCAGCGGAAGCTTTCCAAGACCACCAGCTTCGCCAAGGGTACGGGCGACTCGCTCGAGATGCAGGAACCGCATGCCCAACCGGCTGCACCGTTCGGTTCCGCCTCGAGCAGCTTCCAGCCGATTCGACAAAAGTCGCAGAACCTGCTGGAGAAACAG CCGGCCAAAGTGCATGATTACGAATATCTTCAG GTGACGCTCGAGGAGCAGATGATTTGCGGTGCGCTGCAGACGCTGAACGAGGACGCCTTCGAGGACGTGGTCAGCAGCGAGCGGCCCAGCCCGACCGGTGAGATGTTTAGCCAGTTCAGCCTGGCGCCAATTCGCGAGAGCTCGGAAATCGGTTCACCGCCGCGTTTCACTTACAATCTTACTAACCCAAACCTCGCCGCCCTGGCCACCAGCAATGGTACGCTgaatggcgacgacggcggggtGGCTGGCTACGGTAATGAGGGAGACTGTGAGCTGCACTTTCCGCTG
- the LOC128268648 gene encoding kinase D-interacting substrate of 220 kDa isoform X2 produces MFKSKHRSPGHEHHHQALNRCDSMGSLGHRTLLQYLETDDLAGMKTFLGTRQLQVDDRDENNTTVLMLACGRGASHFAKELLARGADVQAQDLDNWSALHFAAKAGHVDIVELLLENGAELEQRDMGGWTALMWGSYKGHTSVVALLLQRGADVQAHGNYHLNPLLWASGRGHTEIVRLLVNTGGAKVNVGDKYGTTPLVWACRKGKAEIVDILLKAGANVDTAGMYSWTPLLVSVSGGFQECVTLLLERKPNANALDKDGMTALSIACREGQTEIASALIGAGAYLNVQDRAGDTPLINAVKGGHRSVVEILMKRHVDVEIQGKDKKTALYTAVEKGHTAIVKLILQSNPDLELSTKDGDTPLLRAVRNRNLEIVQMLLERKAKVGATDKRGDTCLHVAMRARSKAIVEALLSNPKYGQLLYRSNKEGETPYAIDATHQKTILGQVFGNRRLNANEDSEGMLGYGLYSSALADVLSEPTLTTPITVGLYAKWGSGKSFLLAKLREEMKTFAHAWSEPSINASWLFFLICLHLAIVIGTVVGLATWSYIWGLSTAVTLLLLIYFLDILFKFLDRRYDLEWLYAVNHGMSRKLGRLRLILQVAFCHPPGPQNDQQPMPVRFHFAEASGAAPNGDAAIALMLASLFDAIESHYGSLATGLYRAFRPRPLKANGGWKWRKMCCMPVVIMFELGILGILATASLSIIYSEHELEGREEIAVTIYVLLGFLLAGAIANLHAWSKLIGALFMSQGKHLKRAFSSNEAAPLTALGAEVSLMADMVRCLDAFTSQQSRLVGVVDALDSCDTERTLTILNAIQTILSGPQRPFVLLLAVDPHVIAKAAEANSRRLFTEGGIGGHDFLRNLVHLPVYLQNSGLRKVQRAQNTALNAYRRAMPDMGREDDQPTGSHLGHSASARRLSNASEIMSSQEKLRAMPSSSRGGSKKLRVSDSIASSIGSNLHKLGQNPPMDLSKIILTDDYFSDVNPRSMRRLMNVIYITVRLLKAFQIEFSWYRLSSWINLTEQWPLRASMIVLEHDQAGDSIDDTVSLQTVYDKVRPKLTCLREAVALLDLDRDERKLDAFLQLHKSDLLVSDLRIFLPFTINLDPYLRKVLKEDQQAMEDEGIIIPMKSVLPPTKPTGFAHVPRHHQGSILHPTPHHASNLAHWPNFYNPQPTAMALMNYYNQNLANLLNPSPGALLNETLPGRIIVERNEHDQHSMAGAGVSGAPGKPKGGSLHQKPLNTMAPPPIDIDLSNVQLSSLTVEQLIDLLGQVSDLKPAMERTGPILRENSISGRVLMYCNLDELKSVLQLSFGHWEMFKLLITALRESNTASQPPQRKLSKTTSFAKGTGDSLEMQEPHAQPAAPFGSASSSFQPIRQKSQNLLEKQQPAKVHDYEYLQVTLEEQMICGALQTLNEDAFEDVVSSERPSPTGEMFSQFSLAPIRESSEIGSPPRFTYNLTNPNLAALATSNGTLNGDDGGVAGYGNEGDCELHFPLPRSVGHSRSHSLHDGDGGALTSVVIVPPPSILGHSSPTVTTTGSINDTKL; encoded by the exons GCACTGAACCGGTGTGATTCGATGGGATCCTTAGGACACCGTACACTGTTACAGTACCTGGAAACAGATGATCTGGCTGGAATGAAAACATTCCTGGGGACCCGCCAACTGCAGGTCGACGATCGGGATGAG AACAACACGacggtgctgatgctggcgTGCGGCCGTGGAGCCTCCCACTTCGCAAAGGAACTGCTAGCCCGCGGTGCGGATGTACAGGCGCAGGATCTGGACAACTGGTCCGCACTACACTTTGCGGCGAAGGCCGGTCACGTCGATATTGTGGAGCTGCTGCTTGAGAATGGGGCCGAGCTGGAGCAACGCGATATGGGCGGCTGGACCGCTCTGATGTGGGGCTCGTACAAGGGCCATACCAGCGTGGTGGCACTTTTACTGCAGCGCGGGGCCGATGTGCAGGCACACGGCAACTATCACCTGAACCCCCTGCTCTGGGCATCCGGTCGCGGTCACACCGAGATCGTGCGGCTGCTCGTGAACACCGGGGGAGCTAAGGTGAACGTAGGTGACAAG TATGGAACAACGCCCTTGGTGTGGGCCTGCCGGAAAGGAAAGGCGGAGATCGTGGACATACTACTGAAAGCGGGCGCGAACGTCGATACGGCGGGAATGTACTCCTGGACACCGCTGCTGGTCTCGGTCAGTGGAGGTTTTCAGGAGTGTGTCACCCTGCTGCTGGAACGCaaaccgaacgcgaacgccCTGGATAAGGACGGTATGACCGCGCTGTCGATCGCGTGTCGCGAAGGCCAGACGGAGATAGCGTCGGCATTGATCGGTGCCGGAGCGTACCTGAACGTGCAGGATCGGGCCGGTGACACACCGCTGATCAACGCCGTCAAGGGGGGCCACCGGAGCGTGGTGGAGATACTGATGAAGCGTCACGTGGACGTGGAAATACAGGGAAAAGACAAAAAGACTGCACTGTACACGGCCGTCGAGAAGGGGCACACGGCGATCGTGAAGCTGATACTCCAGTCGAACCCGGACCTGGAGCTTTCTACCAAAGATGGCGATACGCCGCTGCTGCGGGCGGTCCGCAACCGTAACCTCGAGATCGTGCAGATGCTGCTGGAGCGGAAGGCGAAAGTGGGAGCAACCGACAAGCGGGGCGATACCTGCCTACACGTGGCGATGCGCGCCCGCTCGAAGGCGATCGTCGAGGCGCTGCTCAGCAACCCGAAGTACGGTCAGCTGCTGTACCGGTCGAACAAGGAGGGCGAAACGCCGTACGCGATCGATGCAACCCACCAGAAGACCATCCTCGGGCAGGTGTTTGGCAATCGGCGACTCAACGCTAACGAGGACTCGGAGGGGATGCTCGGGTACGGGCTGTACTCGTCGGCGCTGGCCGATGTGCTGAGCGAACCGACGCTAACCACCCCGATCACGGTCGGGCTGTACGCGAAGTGGGGCAGCGGGAAGAGCTTTCTGCTGGCGAAGCTGCGCGAGGAGATGAAAACGTTCGCTCACGCGTGGTCCGAGCCGTCGATCAACGCGTCCTGGCTGTTTTTTCTCATCTGCCTCCATCTGGCCATTGTGATCGGGACCGTGGTGGGGCTCGCTACGTGGAGCTACATTTGGGGCCTGTCGACGGCCGtcacactgctgctgctcatctACTTCCTCGACATTCTGTTCAAGTTCCTCGATCGCCGCTACGACCTCGAGTGGCTGTACGCGGTGAACCACGGCATGTCGCGGAAGCTGGGCCGCTTGCGGTTGATTCTGCAGGTGGCGTTCTGCCATCCGCCGGGCCCGCAGAACGATCAGCAACCGATGCCGGTGCGGTTTCATTTTGCCGAAGCGAGCGGTGCGGCACCCAACGGCGACGCCGCCATTGCCTTGATGTTGGCGTCCTTGTTCGATGCCATCGAATCCCACTATGGCTCGTTGGCCACAGGGTTATATCGTGCCTTTCGACCGCGTCCTT TAAAAGCAAACGGTGGCTGGAAGTGGCGTAAGATGTGCTGCATGCCCGTGGTGATCATGTTCGAGCTCGGCATACTGGGTATCCTGGCGACGGCGTCGCTCTCCATCATCTACTCCGAACACGAGCTCGAGGGCCGTGAGGAGATAGCGGTAACAATCTACGTGTTGCTCGGTTTTCTTTTGGCTGGAGCCATCGCCAATTTGCACGCCTGGTCGAAGCTGATCGGTGCTCTTTTTATGTCGCAAGGAAAGCACCTGAAACGGGCATTCTCGAGCAACGAGGCCGCTCCTCTGACGGCCCTCGGGGCGGAAGTGAGCCTGATGGCCGATATGGTACGGTGCCTCGACGCGTTCACCAGTCAGCAGAGCCGCCTGGTCGGGGTAGTCGATGCGTTGGATTCGTGCGACACCGAGCGCACGCTCACGATCCTGAATGCCATCCAAACGATACTCTCCGGACCGCAACGTCCCTTCGTATTGCTGCTGGCGGTTGATCCGCACGTCATCGCGAAGGCGGCCGAAGCGAACAGCCGACGCCTGTTCACCGAAGGCGGTATCGGTGGTCACGATTTTCTGCGCAATCTCGTCCATCTTCCGGTTTACCTGCAAAACTCGGGCCTGCGCAAGGTACAGCGGGCACAAAATACGGCCCTCAACGCGTACCGTAGGGCAATGCCGGACATGGGCCGGGAAGACGATCAGCCCACCGGCAGCCATTTGGGCCACTCAGCTTCAGCGCGCCGACTGTCGAACGCGTCGGAGATTATGTCTTCGCAGGAAAAACTACGCGCCATGCCAAGCTCTTCACGGGGTGGCAGCAAGAAGCTACGCGTTTCGGATTCCATCGCCagttcgatcggttcgaatCTGCACAAGCTCGGCCAAAACCCACCGATGGACCTGTCGAAGATCATTCTCACCGACGATTACTTCAGCGACGTGAATCCGCGCAGCATGCGAAGGCTGATGAATGTGATCTACATCACGG TACGCTTGTTGAAAGCCTTTCAGATTGAATTTAGCTGGTATCGATTAAGTTCGTGGATCAACCTCACGGAACAGTGGCCACTGCGTGCTAGTATGATCGTGCTCGAGCATGATCAAGCTGGCGACAGCATCGATGACACAGTTTCACTTCAAACAGTGTATGATAA AGTCCGTCCTAAGCTGACGTGCCTGCGAGAAGCCGTGGCATTGCTGGATCTCGATCGAGACGAGCGCAAGTTGGACGCCTTTTTGCAGCTACACAAATCGGATCTGCTGGTATCGGATCTGCGCATATTTTTGCCCTTCACGATTAACCTCGATCCGTACCTGCGCAAGGTGCTCAAAGAGGATCAACAAGCGATGGAAGACGAGGGAATCATCATACCGATGAAAAGTGTGCTGCCACCGACGAAGCCGACCGGATTTGCGCACGTCCCACGGCACCACCAGGGAAGCATCCTGCATCCAACACCGCACCACGCAAGCAATCTGGCGCATTGGCCAAACTTTTACAACCCACAACCGACGGCAATGGCACTGATGAACTACTACAACCAAAATCTGGCCAACCTGCTTAATCCGAGTCCCGGGGCACTGCTGAATGAAACACTGCCGGGTAGAATCATTGTGGAACGCAACGAGCATGATCAGCATTCCATGGCTGGCGCAGGggtttccggtgcaccggggAAACCGAAGGGAGGCTCGCTACATCAGAAGCCATTGAATACGATGGctccgccaccgatcgacatCGACCTGTCGAACGTGCAGCTCTCCAGCCTGACGGTCGAACAACTGATCGACCTACTGGGGCAAGTGAGCGATCTCAAGCCCGCAATGGAGCGTACCGGTCCTATTTTGCGCGAAAACTCCATCTCCGGTCGTGTGCTGATGTACTGTAATCTGGATGAGCTGAAATCGGTCCTTCAGCTGAGCTTTGGGCACTGGGAAATGTTTAAGCTGCTCATAACGGCACTGCGGGAATCGAACACCGCCAGCCAACCGCCGCAGCGGAAGCTTTCCAAGACCACCAGCTTCGCCAAGGGTACGGGCGACTCGCTCGAGATGCAGGAACCGCATGCCCAACCGGCTGCACCGTTCGGTTCCGCCTCGAGCAGCTTCCAGCCGATTCGACAAAAGTCGCAGAACCTGCTGGAGAAACAG CAGCCGGCCAAAGTGCATGATTACGAATATCTTCAG GTGACGCTCGAGGAGCAGATGATTTGCGGTGCGCTGCAGACGCTGAACGAGGACGCCTTCGAGGACGTGGTCAGCAGCGAGCGGCCCAGCCCGACCGGTGAGATGTTTAGCCAGTTCAGCCTGGCGCCAATTCGCGAGAGCTCGGAAATCGGTTCACCGCCGCGTTTCACTTACAATCTTACTAACCCAAACCTCGCCGCCCTGGCCACCAGCAATGGTACGCTgaatggcgacgacggcggggtGGCTGGCTACGGTAATGAGGGAGACTGTGAGCTGCACTTTCCGCTG